A DNA window from Paenibacillus andongensis contains the following coding sequences:
- a CDS encoding peptidoglycan D,D-transpeptidase FtsI family protein, whose translation MRIKQLSSFEKRRIFLVLLTILLLFIGIVGKLFWIQIATTESYSSRGVNLVKNSVVQRQRALVLESGRGEILDRDLKPMTGKIIKALVAFPINSYYQGNPQQINQLASILRTNTAGWLAFSRDLKEPQVWRTAEGGKPVMLSDQQEEQINALGLPFLKVVKMEDRYPSGMTARQLIGFIGQNPDRVMSIYGADLEKGKVALTSKIGGAGLEKTFDLWLRGIGETSISYFTDAGKRPLAGLDARMIAPDNTFYPVKLVTTLDLSVQQRIEILMDKLNIREGAAVVQEVAQGDIVAMASRPNFDQTEVDLASNNWSNYALKATAPGSIFKTIVAAAALDKGVVDPKETFNCEGALGKYGFTCWRRDGHGPLTLEQGYAQSCNIVFAKVMQRLTPAELESYAHKLGVLDEVGWTGKTDSEQILHQLDTEEQGQLFGAHTPHNDEGVLMQTAIGQRDVRMTPLQASNMIVTLLHGGKGYSPRVVQEIRYKTDRVMEKFPVQIINSEAGRVSAATSRTLVNWMREVVTDGTGQGLKDAKWKLAGKSGTAQLETGKQEKVNQWFIGYGPVDSPKYAVSVVIKNMDPTGSNKAIPLFKGIMDILASDLNGR comes from the coding sequence GCAAGCTTTTTTGGATACAAATTGCGACGACGGAAAGTTACTCTTCTCGAGGAGTTAATTTGGTCAAAAACTCGGTCGTACAGAGGCAGCGTGCCCTTGTGCTGGAAAGTGGGCGTGGGGAGATCTTAGATCGAGATCTCAAGCCGATGACAGGAAAAATCATTAAAGCCCTCGTGGCGTTTCCTATTAATAGCTACTACCAAGGTAATCCTCAGCAAATAAACCAGTTGGCTAGTATTTTGCGGACGAATACAGCTGGGTGGCTTGCTTTCTCACGTGATTTGAAAGAGCCGCAAGTATGGCGTACTGCTGAGGGGGGGAAACCGGTCATGTTAAGCGATCAACAGGAGGAGCAGATCAATGCCCTCGGTTTGCCCTTTTTGAAAGTAGTGAAGATGGAGGATCGTTATCCGTCAGGCATGACGGCGCGTCAATTGATCGGGTTTATTGGACAAAATCCGGATAGAGTGATGAGTATCTACGGTGCTGATCTGGAGAAAGGAAAAGTTGCGCTAACCTCGAAAATCGGAGGTGCTGGACTGGAGAAAACGTTTGATCTTTGGCTTCGAGGCATTGGGGAGACGTCGATTTCTTATTTTACAGACGCAGGAAAAAGACCGTTAGCTGGCCTAGATGCCCGAATGATTGCACCTGACAATACCTTCTATCCAGTCAAATTAGTGACGACTCTGGATTTAAGTGTGCAGCAGCGAATTGAAATTCTCATGGATAAGCTAAATATTCGCGAAGGTGCTGCTGTTGTTCAGGAAGTGGCACAAGGCGATATCGTCGCGATGGCGAGCAGACCCAACTTTGATCAGACAGAAGTTGATCTGGCTAGCAATAACTGGAGCAATTATGCGCTCAAGGCGACGGCGCCTGGCTCGATTTTCAAAACAATTGTAGCTGCAGCAGCCTTGGATAAGGGGGTCGTTGATCCCAAAGAAACTTTCAATTGTGAAGGTGCCCTTGGGAAATATGGCTTTACGTGTTGGAGAAGAGACGGACATGGTCCTTTAACGTTAGAGCAGGGCTATGCGCAGTCCTGTAATATTGTGTTTGCCAAAGTTATGCAGCGGTTGACACCTGCTGAGTTGGAGAGCTATGCGCATAAGCTTGGTGTATTGGATGAAGTGGGCTGGACGGGGAAGACGGATAGTGAGCAAATCCTTCATCAATTGGATACGGAGGAGCAAGGACAGCTATTTGGGGCCCATACCCCGCATAATGATGAGGGAGTGCTTATGCAAACAGCCATTGGTCAAAGAGATGTCAGGATGACCCCTTTGCAGGCGTCTAATATGATTGTTACCTTGCTGCATGGCGGAAAGGGTTATTCACCAAGAGTTGTACAAGAAATTCGCTATAAGACGGATCGTGTGATGGAGAAATTTCCTGTTCAAATAATAAATTCTGAGGCGGGGCGGGTTTCTGCAGCGACCAGTCGCACATTAGTAAACTGGATGAGAGAAGTGGTAACCGATGGAACGGGGCAAGGCTTAAAGGATGCCAAATGGAAGCTGGCTGGGAAATCTGGTACGGCACAATTAGAGACAGGAAAGCAAGAAAAGGTGAATCAGTGGTTTATTGGTTATGGACCCGTCGATTCACCGAAATATGCCGTTTCAGTTGTCATTAAGAACATGGATCCAACCGGGAGCAATAAGGCTATCCCTTTATTCAAAGGGATTATGGATATCCTAGCAAGTGATTTAAACGGTAGGTAA
- a CDS encoding ATP-binding protein: MNVIDDLLLNILALTLPILLCHILVLDRPGPISFNPSNRSFVAIICSLAAIFCMSHPFFTITGNNFDLRTIPVLIAFLYSGILSGLTVSAAILAYTYYMDGSNFLWIVSLSALLVPFILAFIALSNWKYRTPKVMFPSLLAFISALATFCMTMLYRIDSNVSVDRSFLLYGLLFCIVHMLTMWLLTYLIVRIRENIAMRQEVQRSEKLNVLSELAASVAHEIRNPMTVARGFMQILSQSEVTEEKKRIYTTMVIEEIDRAQSIITDYLSFAKPQAEKLEEVDVSTLSLKLINLINPYASMRGVEIQIDMESSLLVKANSEKMIQCLVNLTKNGIEAMPSGGTLQITGFKKSSKVILQIKDNGIGMTAEQVDRLGTPFYSTKNKGTGLGMMVSYRIIKTFGGHIEVTSQPDQGTCFTISLPTV; the protein is encoded by the coding sequence TTGAATGTAATTGACGATTTACTACTCAATATATTAGCTTTAACACTCCCCATTCTGCTATGTCATATTTTAGTGCTGGATCGACCCGGTCCCATCAGCTTCAATCCTTCAAATCGATCATTTGTCGCGATCATTTGTTCATTGGCAGCCATTTTTTGTATGTCTCATCCCTTTTTCACGATAACTGGCAACAACTTTGATTTGCGCACGATACCTGTACTAATTGCTTTCCTGTACAGTGGCATACTTTCTGGGCTTACTGTCTCCGCAGCTATACTAGCCTATACCTACTACATGGATGGTTCCAATTTTTTATGGATTGTTTCCTTGTCGGCTCTGCTCGTACCCTTCATCCTGGCTTTCATTGCCCTAAGCAATTGGAAGTACCGAACCCCCAAAGTGATGTTTCCCAGTCTTCTGGCCTTTATTAGCGCTCTAGCTACTTTCTGCATGACGATGCTGTATCGCATCGATTCGAATGTATCTGTTGATAGAAGCTTTCTGCTATATGGTTTACTGTTCTGTATTGTTCACATGCTGACGATGTGGCTGTTAACTTATTTAATTGTTCGTATCCGAGAAAATATAGCGATGCGCCAAGAAGTCCAGCGTTCCGAGAAACTGAATGTTTTAAGCGAATTAGCTGCTTCTGTCGCCCATGAAATTCGCAACCCGATGACGGTTGCCCGCGGCTTTATGCAAATACTCAGCCAGTCCGAAGTGACTGAAGAGAAAAAACGTATTTATACGACTATGGTTATTGAAGAAATTGACCGGGCACAAAGCATTATTACGGATTACTTATCCTTCGCTAAGCCGCAAGCCGAGAAGCTCGAAGAAGTGGATGTGTCCACGTTATCTCTCAAATTAATCAATCTCATTAATCCCTACGCTTCAATGCGTGGTGTAGAAATTCAAATCGATATGGAGTCTTCTCTTCTTGTAAAAGCCAACAGCGAAAAAATGATTCAATGCTTAGTTAATTTAACGAAAAACGGCATCGAGGCTATGCCCAGTGGTGGCACTCTACAAATAACCGGCTTCAAGAAAAGCTCCAAGGTTATTTTACAAATTAAAGATAACGGTATAGGTATGACTGCTGAGCAAGTGGATCGTCTCGGAACACCCTTTTACTCAACGAAAAATAAAGGCACCGGTCTTGGCATGATGGTCTCCTATCGAATCATCAAAACTTTTGGCGGACACATCGAAGTAACTAGCCAGCCAGACCAAGGAACTTGCTTTACGATTTCATTACCTACCGTTTAA
- a CDS encoding lipoate--protein ligase family protein, which yields MATLELPSSMVIHDRSGETATQPILYAFALEELLCRAIGKTAPPILHIWRHPRAFVMGLRDSRLPDAAEGNEWLLSQGYDTAVRNSGGAAVPLDLGVVNVSLLLPKSAGDMEHRKDFDLMVALIRDVMSTITNRIDQGEVMGSFCPGEFDLSVGGRKFCGIAQRRQQHALSVQAFIIVEGLGEAKASLARGFYERAAGSASPNDYPLVAPGSMASLSECLQIELSAKRFTDNLVQVMAAKGVKVQSPRDIPGYPSDEEIQSMMELLKQRYAIKQ from the coding sequence ATGGCGACTTTAGAACTACCTTCTTCAATGGTCATTCATGATCGGTCCGGTGAAACCGCAACGCAACCTATCTTATATGCCTTTGCCCTGGAAGAACTTTTATGCCGAGCAATAGGTAAAACAGCACCACCGATTCTACACATATGGAGGCATCCTCGAGCCTTTGTGATGGGACTTAGAGACAGTCGACTTCCAGATGCGGCTGAGGGTAATGAATGGTTGCTAAGTCAAGGCTATGATACAGCGGTGAGAAACTCTGGTGGGGCAGCGGTGCCTCTCGATTTGGGCGTCGTGAATGTATCTCTGTTGTTACCCAAAAGCGCTGGTGACATGGAGCATCGCAAGGATTTCGATCTAATGGTAGCCTTGATTAGAGACGTCATGAGCACAATTACCAACCGTATCGATCAGGGCGAGGTGATGGGTTCATTTTGTCCGGGGGAATTCGATTTAAGTGTCGGCGGACGTAAATTTTGCGGCATTGCACAGCGCAGACAACAACATGCCCTATCGGTTCAAGCGTTCATTATTGTGGAAGGTCTGGGTGAAGCAAAAGCATCTTTGGCCAGAGGTTTTTACGAGCGCGCGGCGGGTTCAGCATCGCCAAACGACTATCCGCTGGTGGCGCCAGGGAGTATGGCAAGTTTATCGGAATGCTTACAAATAGAGTTAAGCGCGAAGCGTTTTACAGACAATTTGGTACAGGTGATGGCCGCCAAAGGTGTGAAAGTGCAGAGCCCTAGGGATATTCCGGGCTATCCGAGTGATGAAGAGATACAGAGCATGATGGAGCTTTTGAAGCAGCGTTATGCGATTAAACAATAA
- a CDS encoding alpha/beta hydrolase encodes MSDDSRFYKRTIVKDELTSVLLGENRSLRIYLPPGYNELLSYPVIYCQDGEQFFNFGRIATTITRCILDEGLEPAIVVGVDVNNSNRTSEYAPEGERHDAYCRFFAEELLPYVESRYPIRSERNERIVAGDSLGGTVSLHLALDYPSLFCRVISLSGAFFDITRERIKAEDDLSWLELYMLIGLDETDVKTERGTFDFVRENRLAKAEMENKNVALHYIEKPGKHLWGFWQGELDAALHYFLA; translated from the coding sequence ATGTCGGATGACTCTCGCTTTTATAAAAGAACGATTGTGAAAGATGAACTCACCTCTGTCCTTCTCGGAGAAAATCGCTCCTTGCGCATTTATCTCCCTCCAGGTTACAACGAACTACTCTCCTATCCGGTCATTTATTGCCAAGATGGTGAACAATTCTTTAATTTCGGCCGAATTGCGACTACAATCACACGCTGTATTCTAGATGAAGGCTTGGAGCCTGCCATTGTCGTCGGTGTCGATGTCAATAATAGTAACCGCACTTCGGAATATGCACCTGAGGGTGAACGTCATGATGCGTACTGCCGCTTCTTTGCAGAGGAACTCCTCCCTTATGTAGAAAGCCGTTATCCGATTCGATCTGAACGGAACGAACGCATTGTGGCGGGGGATTCCCTTGGGGGGACCGTGTCCTTGCATCTCGCCTTAGATTATCCTAGCCTTTTTTGCCGTGTTATATCCTTATCGGGCGCATTTTTCGACATTACCAGAGAACGTATCAAAGCGGAGGACGACTTGTCCTGGCTTGAGCTGTATATGTTGATTGGCTTGGATGAAACAGATGTAAAAACAGAACGAGGGACTTTTGATTTCGTCAGAGAAAACCGACTGGCTAAAGCCGAGATGGAAAATAAAAATGTTGCGCTGCATTATATCGAGAAGCCCGGGAAACATTTATGGGGATTTTGGCAAGGAGAGTTGGACGCGGCTCTTCATTATTTTCTAGCATGA
- the pdhA gene encoding pyruvate dehydrogenase (acetyl-transferring) E1 component subunit alpha — translation MSKPLVSQANYEVTTEKVEPLQVLAPDGTIVNSDKMPKLSDDQLKELMRRMVFTRVWDERAVNLGRQGRLGFYAPVSGQEASMIGSEFALNKDDFICPGYRDMPQLVWHGLPLYQAFLYSRGHQHGGQIPQDVHVLMPQIIIGAQILHATGVAMAFKKRNQPRVAITYTGDGGSSEGDFYEGMNFAGAFKLPVIYFVQNNGYAITTPYSKQTGALSVAHKALAAGIKGVQVDGMDVLAVVQAVTEAAERGRRGEGATLIEALTYRYRPHSLADDTTKYRTKDEESDWEPKDPLTRMRLFLTKKGLWSEEEEAQVKEEAKATVAEHIKKAEETEKMTVPGLIDSMFEVTPAHLEEQKQAYK, via the coding sequence ATGAGTAAGCCACTTGTCAGCCAAGCGAATTATGAAGTGACCACAGAGAAGGTTGAGCCATTACAGGTTCTAGCTCCAGATGGCACCATTGTTAATTCCGACAAAATGCCTAAACTTAGTGACGACCAATTAAAAGAATTAATGAGAAGAATGGTATTCACCCGCGTTTGGGACGAAAGAGCAGTAAATCTTGGTCGCCAAGGACGTCTTGGTTTCTATGCTCCGGTTTCCGGACAAGAAGCTTCGATGATCGGTAGTGAATTTGCATTAAATAAAGACGATTTCATTTGTCCGGGTTACCGTGATATGCCGCAGCTTGTTTGGCACGGACTCCCGCTTTATCAAGCATTTTTGTATTCCCGTGGTCATCAGCATGGCGGACAAATTCCGCAGGATGTACACGTATTAATGCCGCAGATCATCATCGGTGCTCAAATTTTACATGCTACCGGTGTGGCTATGGCATTCAAGAAACGTAACCAACCGCGTGTAGCGATTACGTACACAGGCGATGGAGGAAGCTCCGAGGGCGATTTCTATGAAGGCATGAACTTTGCAGGAGCATTCAAGCTGCCTGTCATTTATTTTGTACAAAACAACGGTTACGCAATTACGACTCCTTATTCAAAGCAAACAGGAGCACTTTCTGTTGCGCATAAAGCACTTGCTGCCGGTATCAAAGGCGTTCAAGTTGACGGAATGGATGTATTGGCTGTAGTTCAAGCTGTTACTGAAGCTGCTGAAAGAGGACGCAGAGGCGAAGGCGCTACGTTGATTGAAGCATTAACTTACCGTTACCGTCCGCATTCCTTGGCGGATGATACGACGAAATACCGGACCAAAGATGAAGAGAGCGACTGGGAGCCTAAAGATCCGCTAACGCGTATGCGTCTGTTCTTGACTAAAAAAGGTCTCTGGAGTGAAGAAGAAGAAGCTCAAGTGAAAGAAGAAGCGAAAGCAACCGTTGCTGAGCATATCAAAAAAGCCGAAGAAACAGAGAAAATGACGGTTCCAGGCCTAATTGACTCTATGTTCGAAGTAACACCGGCTCATCTTGAAGAACAGAAGCAAGCGTATAAATAG
- a CDS encoding alpha-ketoacid dehydrogenase subunit beta, with translation MAQMTMIQAIKDAMRVELERDPNVILFGEDVGHVGGVFRATEGLQKEFGEDRVFDTPLAESAIGGLAVGLGVQGFRPIAEIQFVGFIYEALDQICVQAARMRYRSGGRYNSPIVFRTPFGGGVKAAELHTDALEGLLVQTPGIKVVVPSNPYDAKGLLISAIRDNDPVFFMEHLNLYRAFRAEVPEGEYTIELGKANVVREGSDVTVITYGAMVHTSVKAAEEIEKTQGVKVEVIDLRTLIPLDIETIVNSIKKTNRAIIVQEAQKTSGVAAEVIAQINEKAILHLEAPVLRIAPPDTVYPFAQIEDAWLPSPASVIAGINQVLEF, from the coding sequence ATGGCACAAATGACGATGATTCAAGCGATAAAAGACGCAATGCGCGTTGAACTGGAAAGAGATCCTAATGTAATTTTGTTCGGCGAAGACGTTGGCCATGTTGGTGGCGTATTCCGTGCTACGGAAGGATTACAAAAAGAATTCGGCGAAGATCGCGTATTCGATACGCCTCTGGCTGAATCTGCTATCGGCGGACTTGCTGTTGGTCTTGGTGTTCAAGGCTTCCGTCCGATCGCTGAAATTCAATTCGTAGGCTTTATTTATGAAGCGCTTGACCAAATTTGCGTGCAAGCAGCCCGTATGCGTTACCGTTCCGGCGGCCGTTACAATTCACCAATCGTATTCCGTACGCCTTTTGGCGGCGGGGTAAAAGCGGCTGAGCTGCATACGGATGCACTCGAAGGCCTACTTGTTCAAACGCCAGGTATTAAAGTTGTCGTTCCTTCCAACCCTTATGATGCGAAGGGACTGCTCATTTCCGCGATTCGCGATAATGACCCTGTCTTCTTCATGGAGCATCTGAACTTATACCGCGCATTCCGTGCAGAAGTACCGGAAGGCGAATATACCATTGAGCTTGGTAAAGCGAACGTTGTTCGTGAAGGCTCCGATGTGACGGTAATTACTTACGGGGCTATGGTTCACACTTCTGTGAAAGCCGCTGAAGAGATCGAGAAAACACAAGGCGTAAAAGTTGAAGTCATCGATCTTCGTACGTTAATTCCGCTGGATATTGAAACGATTGTAAATTCAATTAAGAAAACAAACCGTGCGATTATCGTACAAGAAGCGCAAAAAACATCCGGTGTAGCCGCAGAAGTAATTGCACAGATTAATGAAAAAGCGATTCTGCATCTGGAAGCTCCTGTTTTGCGTATTGCTCCTCCAGATACAGTTTATCCGTTCGCACAAATCGAAGACGCTTGGTTGCCTAGTCCAGCAAGTGTCATTGCAGGCATTAATCAAGTACTCGAATTCTAA
- a CDS encoding dihydrolipoamide acetyltransferase family protein, with protein sequence MALFEYKFPELGEGIHEGEIVKLLVKAGDTVTDETILMEVQNDKAVVEVPCPVEGKVVSVAVKEGQICNIGELVMTIEVTGELPAESMHHKSDSHAAPAATAVAVAPAPAAAPAAAAPAPSSVPSAGAGREVLATPSVRKLAREQGITLAEVTPTGKHGRVTREDVLGFNGAAAAAPAAVEPAASSVAAGGTTPAAAQQVVTGDRVEERVPFKGIRKVIANAMVKSVYTAPHVTLMDEIDVSALVALRERTKPLAEKKGVKLTYLPFIVKALVAACRQFPALNAMIDEEKQEIVYKKYYNIGIATDTDNGLLVPVIHDADRKNIWSIASSIKDLAVRGREGKLAPNEMKGGTISITNIGSVGGMFFTPVINFPEVAILGAGRITEKPVVKNGQIVAASVMALSLSFDHRIVDGATAQSFLNYIKQLLADPELLVLEV encoded by the coding sequence GTGGCTTTGTTTGAATACAAGTTCCCAGAGCTTGGTGAGGGCATTCATGAAGGCGAGATCGTAAAGCTGTTGGTTAAAGCGGGTGACACCGTAACAGACGAAACGATTCTTATGGAAGTACAGAACGATAAAGCGGTCGTTGAAGTTCCATGTCCGGTTGAAGGTAAAGTTGTTTCTGTAGCCGTTAAAGAAGGACAAATTTGTAATATTGGCGAGCTCGTTATGACGATTGAAGTGACAGGCGAGCTGCCTGCTGAGTCGATGCATCACAAGAGCGACAGCCACGCTGCGCCAGCTGCTACAGCTGTTGCGGTAGCACCAGCACCTGCAGCAGCGCCTGCGGCGGCTGCTCCAGCACCGTCATCAGTGCCAAGCGCTGGCGCAGGCCGCGAAGTGCTTGCGACGCCTAGCGTGCGCAAGCTGGCAAGAGAGCAAGGCATCACACTCGCAGAGGTGACGCCTACAGGTAAGCACGGCCGCGTAACACGCGAGGACGTGCTTGGCTTTAACGGAGCTGCGGCGGCAGCTCCGGCCGCAGTTGAGCCAGCTGCGTCATCAGTAGCAGCTGGCGGCACGACACCTGCGGCTGCGCAGCAGGTTGTCACAGGCGATCGCGTTGAGGAGCGGGTTCCGTTCAAAGGAATCCGGAAAGTTATCGCGAACGCTATGGTTAAATCCGTGTACACGGCTCCGCACGTGACATTGATGGACGAAATCGACGTATCAGCACTAGTCGCACTGCGTGAGCGCACGAAGCCGCTCGCCGAGAAAAAAGGCGTGAAGTTGACTTACCTGCCTTTCATCGTGAAAGCATTGGTCGCGGCTTGCCGTCAATTCCCAGCGCTTAACGCAATGATCGACGAAGAGAAACAAGAGATCGTCTACAAAAAGTACTACAACATCGGGATTGCAACAGATACAGATAACGGATTGCTTGTTCCTGTTATTCATGATGCAGACCGCAAAAATATATGGTCGATCGCTTCTTCGATTAAAGACCTTGCCGTTCGCGGTCGCGAAGGCAAATTGGCTCCGAACGAAATGAAAGGCGGCACGATCTCCATTACAAACATTGGCTCCGTAGGCGGTATGTTCTTCACGCCAGTTATCAACTTCCCTGAAGTTGCGATCCTGGGTGCAGGCCGTATCACGGAGAAACCAGTTGTGAAAAACGGACAAATCGTTGCAGCATCGGTTATGGCGCTTTCCTTGAGCTTCGACCACCGTATCGTGGATGGAGCGACAGCACAAAGCTTCCTGAACTACATCAAACAGCTTCTGGCTGATCCAGAGCTTCTCGTCTTGGAGGTGTAA
- the lpdA gene encoding dihydrolipoyl dehydrogenase, producing the protein MVVGDASLDIDLLVIGAGPGGYVAAIRAAQLGQSVLIVDKAEWGGVCLNRGCIPSKALISAAHTYEHAQHADSMGISVENVKVDFAKVQAWKNSIVAKQTGGVGALLKGNKIQTFQGEVMFINEHEARVFNDAEAPRYRFKHCIIATGSRPIELKAFPYGGRIISSTEALNLPEIPKSMVVIGGGYIGIELGQTYAKFGTKVTVLEGSDHVLPGFEKEFTKLVARSLDKVGVEVHTEALAQSCTKTENDVTVTFTVKGEEKQVTADYVLVTVGRRPNTDGELGLDLINLKMTDRGLIEVDNQGRTSIPHIFAIGDVVPGLSLAHKASYEAKVAAEAIAGHSSIVDYKAMPAVVFSDPEIAGVGLSETEAKAQGINVTIGKFPYAANGRANSLNAGQGFVKLVGDKETGQLLGGQIVGPEASNLIGELALAVEMGANLEDIALTIHAHPTLTEMIMDAAEGALGHPIHQLGK; encoded by the coding sequence ATGGTAGTAGGAGATGCTTCTTTAGATATTGATTTGTTGGTCATTGGTGCAGGTCCCGGCGGTTACGTAGCTGCGATCCGTGCTGCTCAGCTTGGGCAAAGTGTTCTGATTGTTGATAAAGCGGAATGGGGCGGCGTGTGCTTAAACCGCGGCTGTATCCCATCCAAAGCTTTGATCTCTGCAGCTCACACCTATGAGCATGCACAGCACGCTGATAGCATGGGTATCTCTGTGGAGAACGTGAAAGTAGACTTTGCAAAAGTACAAGCATGGAAAAACAGCATTGTTGCGAAACAAACGGGCGGCGTTGGCGCGCTGCTCAAAGGCAACAAGATCCAAACGTTCCAAGGCGAAGTGATGTTCATCAATGAACATGAAGCACGTGTGTTCAACGATGCAGAAGCCCCTCGCTACCGCTTCAAGCACTGCATTATCGCGACGGGTTCCCGTCCGATCGAGCTGAAAGCATTCCCATATGGCGGAAGAATCATTTCTTCCACAGAAGCGCTGAACTTGCCTGAAATTCCGAAAAGCATGGTCGTTATCGGCGGTGGCTATATCGGAATCGAGCTAGGTCAAACCTACGCGAAGTTCGGTACAAAAGTGACTGTGCTTGAAGGCTCCGATCATGTGCTTCCAGGCTTTGAAAAAGAATTTACGAAACTTGTTGCACGCAGTCTGGATAAAGTCGGCGTAGAGGTTCATACCGAAGCTCTGGCACAATCCTGCACGAAAACGGAGAACGACGTTACCGTCACGTTCACAGTAAAAGGCGAAGAAAAGCAAGTGACAGCGGATTACGTATTAGTAACTGTCGGTCGTCGTCCAAACACAGATGGCGAGCTTGGTCTTGACCTTATTAACTTGAAAATGACAGATCGCGGTTTAATCGAAGTCGATAACCAAGGCAGAACGAGCATTCCGCATATTTTCGCAATTGGTGATGTTGTACCTGGTCTTTCATTGGCGCACAAAGCTTCCTATGAAGCTAAAGTGGCTGCGGAAGCAATCGCGGGTCACTCCAGTATCGTAGATTACAAAGCAATGCCTGCTGTTGTATTCTCAGATCCGGAAATTGCTGGTGTAGGTTTGAGTGAAACTGAAGCGAAAGCACAAGGCATCAATGTAACAATTGGTAAATTCCCTTATGCAGCAAACGGTCGAGCTAACTCTTTGAACGCGGGTCAAGGCTTCGTGAAGCTTGTCGGAGACAAAGAAACAGGCCAACTGCTTGGTGGTCAAATCGTTGGTCCAGAAGCATCTAACTTGATCGGTGAGCTTGCTCTTGCGGTTGAGATGGGCGCTAACTTGGAGGACATCGCACTTACGATTCATGCACATCCAACTTTGACAGAAATGATCATGGATGCCGCGGAAGGTGCGCTTGGTCACCCGATTCACCAACTCGGTAAATAA
- a CDS encoding YdeI/OmpD-associated family protein — protein MLKPYPEGVLVTDQIESTMAYDFVQVFVHTLTEVQQLAPKAIKAVTPEGMLWINYPKGTSKLKTDINRDSGWQTVTDLQFEGVSLVSIDETWSAMRFRPIGLVKTPRSERLANRATTSTNAESATGEKVVIVPDDLAEAFRVNPIAADFFATLSYSNRKEYVQWITEAKREETRSARIVKTVEKLLQGIKNPRFKE, from the coding sequence ATGCTGAAACCCTATCCTGAAGGCGTTCTGGTGACGGATCAAATAGAATCTACTATGGCTTATGATTTTGTCCAGGTATTCGTCCACACGCTTACTGAGGTCCAGCAGTTGGCTCCCAAAGCCATTAAGGCCGTAACACCTGAGGGCATGCTGTGGATCAACTATCCCAAAGGAACCTCAAAATTAAAAACGGACATCAATCGCGACTCTGGCTGGCAAACGGTCACCGATTTGCAGTTTGAAGGCGTGAGTCTTGTGTCCATCGACGAGACGTGGTCAGCTATGCGGTTTCGCCCTATCGGCCTCGTGAAGACGCCGCGCAGCGAGCGATTAGCTAACCGGGCTACTACTAGTACTAATGCGGAATCAGCAACTGGTGAGAAAGTTGTTATTGTCCCGGATGATCTCGCAGAAGCTTTTCGCGTGAATCCCATAGCAGCTGATTTCTTTGCAACGCTTTCCTACAGCAACCGCAAGGAATACGTGCAGTGGATTACAGAAGCCAAACGTGAGGAAACACGCAGTGCACGAATCGTCAAGACGGTGGAGAAGCTGCTGCAAGGTATCAAAAATCCCAGATTCAAAGAATAA